A single genomic interval of Anopheles marshallii chromosome 2, idAnoMarsDA_429_01, whole genome shotgun sequence harbors:
- the LOC128718270 gene encoding trithorax group protein osa encodes MAEKAAVTAAVPVSLPPVVVPAPPATVVEPAGTAPAPAAITTPPAQQKLSESDDFTDNSAENTKEANQEDTSQQSGLATVESEYDTASDSPSDGGEEEDEEEDYEEEESGGEEEEDEEDDEGTDEEDDGTEEEEDDEDDVIEVLERQSGDGQEQDADSRRKVDDDEDRSNPQYIPKKGTFYEHDDRTAEDDLDDSGLDGDGDQRSKRNDDGLGDGLGDPHGGGGGGPGSGGGGGGGGLGAPGLYGGERRGSEKGGSGAGAKGTKKWQASTDRWTHDRFDESEQAPKSQAELVFAYGYDIRSEDGPPKARRKRRYARGPNRYTRNWEDEDAYQKSSNAEHHQRHKKVPRPEEFPELAGANAKSGRATGRGRNGQKLGRSSEAGGPDQRRQSGGTDGARIKSSDVRRSGGQDRSMGRSERVRSGDWSGGGAGGGDREREQDRGADWDRSEYGGSLRYRNEDRGSRNNYHNKENKLSSARNSKEKDYKVINTLQFKNQARNKNMEGGTGGNGGAPVTGPLHGSGAGTGLSDGTSGGAPMMHSNSAGALSGSSNSNKMNNHGTVQQHTSGNSTNAGGVNNDRIHHSDANQQQGRMMNVVTTSASLGSVPTTGAQQHYGHHASMGQMQQHSHQQQQQQPQQSSQKLKQGYLEEDHSKYAVPLYGGSSNMDRMQPNVTAGGGPPAIGNLPMNQRSQISPRAIVAQTPPSVPSEQVSSERMTVQMEYQPMQGAAVVPQGYGGQQRSLTVQQQQQQQQQQQQQVSNQLQHQQQQMLQTEVPRNTKRYSTQRQRSALESAANASALQAQQQQQQQQQAAAAAAAAMHEQQQMLQHQQLLRHQHEQLAQQNKQKQQVYTQQQLPQPGPAPGGLPMTLQPADYHGGVSKPHQQPPPPAQGAPGGQNPAQVQYHQTALYYTPAGAAGGPSPGDYVTAATSGGQPQQQPPQQPTQAPPPPQAQYAPPPYATQGPPPQPPQAAAYMQGPVSAPSAYMPAPQPANVPPVPQPPTGMPGGAPPPPMNFVPALGPPPTAAAPPGVSPGQYPGPAAYATGFQTGYAPTVGVVPQAVPGGPPPPTGGPGGPPPTALYQPSGGITYYAPQTQTQAPRPLPTGRRPTAAIPILAPPERKPTVTATTTPSTATNKTSNTRTGATSAGDTNESTATDVNTGGTSSADTATPSTGGGTVDSGENIDHILDNMFVQRPQYQPPSRKSPSPALTPSATTQQPQQQSQAAGNEAANGANDGVTSGVDGQESMDNIGESVKKMSIQDTDKLTIAGSIAVGESKEVTGGVIETTSSSQPIE; translated from the exons ATGGCGGAGAAAGCAGCAGTCACAGCAGCCGTTCCGGTATCACTACCACCAGTGGTCGTCCCTGCACCACCAGCGACAGTAGTGGAACCAGCAggaacagcaccagcaccagcagcaataACCACACCGCCAGCTCAACAGAAGCTATCGGAATCGGATGATTTTACGGATAATTCAGCGGAA AACACAAAAGAGGCAAATCAAGAGGACACTTCGCAGCAAAGCGGGCTAGCGACGGTCGAGTCTGAGTACGATACAGCCTCGGATTCACCTTCGGACGGTGGTGAAGAGGAAGACGAGGAGGAGGACTATGAAGAGGAGGAAAGTGGCGGtgaagaggaagaagatgaGGAGGATGATGAGGGGACGGATGAAGAAGACGACGGcacggaggaggaggaagacgaTGAGGACGATGTGATCGAAGTGCTGGAGCGTCAGAGTGGTGACGGTCAGGAGCAGGATGCGGACAGCCGCCGAAAGGTAGACGACGATGAGGATCGCAGCAATCCGCAGTACATCCCGAAGAAGGGCACGTTTTACGAACACGACGATCGTACGGCGGAAGATGATCTAGACGATTCCGGGCTGGATGGAGACGGAGATCAGCGCTCGAAGCGCAATGACGACGGGCTCGGAGATGGGTTAGGTGACCCGCAcggcggtggaggtggtggccCCGGTAGTGGCGGGggtggtggaggcggtggGCTCGGCGCTCCTGGGCTGTATGGTGGCGAGAGACGCGGCTCGGAGAAGGGTGGCAGCGGTGCGGGTGCCAAGGGCACAAAGAAATGGCAAGCCTCGACCGATCGGTGGACGCATGATAGGTTCGATGAGAGTGAACAAGCGCCTAAATCACAAGCCGAGCTCGTTTTCGCGTACGGGTACGATATACGCAGCGAGGACGGTCCACCAAAGGCGCGCAGGAAGCGTCGTTATGCGCGCGGACCGAATCGGTACACGCGCAACTGGGAGGATGAGGATGCATACCAGAAGTCATCGAACGCGGAACATCATCAGCGCCATAAGAAGGTGCCGCGGCCCGAAGAGTTTCCCGAGCTGGCGGGTGCGAATGCAAAGAGTGGACGTGCAACGGGTAGGGGCCGTAATGGACAAAAGCTTGGTAGAAGCTCAGAGGCGGGAGGTCCGGACCAGCGAAGGCAGTCCGGGGGAACGGACGGGGCACGCATTAAATCGTCTGATGTTCGTCGATCAGGTGGTCAAGATCGGTCTATGGGTCGATCGGAACGGGTACGCTCGGGTGATTGGAGTGGTGGAGGAGCCGGTGGAGGTGATCGCGAGCGGGAACAGGATCGTGGAGCCGATTGGGATAGATCTGAGTACGGTGGTTCACTTCGTTATCGGAACGAAGATCGCGGCTCCCGCAACAATTACCACAATAAGGAAAACAAGCTGAGCAGTGCCAGAAACAGTAAGGAGAAAGACTACAAGGTGATAAACACTTTGCAGTTTAAAAATCaagcgagaaacaaaaacatggaaGGGGGTACCGGTGGTAACGGTGGAGCACCTGTTACTGGCCCCCTGCATGGGTCTGGTGCAGGTACGGGACTATCCGACGGTACTTCTGGCGGTGCTCCAATGATGCATAGCAATAGTGCCGGTGCACTTTCCGGCAGCAGTAATAGCAACAAGATGAACAACCATGGCACAGTGCAGCAGCATACTAGTGGCAACAGTACGAACGCTGGAGGTGTGAATAATGATCGGATTCATCACTCAGACGCGAACCAGCAGCAGGGTAGAATGATGAATGTAGTAACCACATCGGCATCACTTGGGTCAGTACCTACAACTGGTGCGCAGCAACATTACGGACATCATGCGTCAATGGGGCAGATGCAGCAACATtcgcatcagcagcaacaacaacaaccgcaacagTCCTCACAAAAGCTGAAGCAAGGCTACCTGGAGGAGGACCATTCAAAGTATGCAGTTCCATTGTATGGGGGTTCATCTAACATGGACCGAATGCAGCCAAATGTGACAGCAGGTGGTGGCCCACCAGCGATTGGTAATCTTCCGATGAATCAACGATCTCAAATTTCACCTCGGGCAATAGTTGCTCAAACGCCTCCATCAGTACCATCCGAGCAAGTGTCTTCAGAGCGTATGACTGTACAAATGGAGTACCAGCCCATGCAAGGTGCGGCTGTTGTGCCACAAGGTTACGGTGGACAGCAACGGTCGCTAACagtccagcagcagcagcagcaacaacaacaacaacaacaacaggtaTCCAACCAGctgcaacatcaacagcaacaaatgcTGCAAACGGAGGTTCCTCGCAACACCAAACGTTACTCGACACAGCGACAACGATCTGCGCTGGAAAGTGCTGCCAACGCTAGCGCATTGCAggctcagcagcagcagcagcaacaacagcaagcggccgcagcagcagctgctgcaatGCATGAACAGCAACAGATGCTGCAACATCAGCAACTGTTGCGCCATCAGCACGAACAGTTGGCGCAgcagaacaaacagaaacagcaAGTCTACACCCAGCAGCAGCTTCCACAGCCGGGTCCAGCGCCCGGTGGTCTGCCGATGACACTGCAACCGGCCGATTATCATGGAGGTGTTAGCAAACCGCATCAgcaaccaccaccgccggcACAGGGTGCACCGGGAGGACAAAACCCGGCCCAGGTGCAGTATCATCAAACGGCCCTTTACTACACACCTGCTGGTGCCGCCGGTGGACCATCGCCGGGTGACTACGTAACGGCCGCGACATCCGGTGGTCAGCCTCAGCAGCAACCACCGCAACAACCCACTCAGGCACCACCCCCACCCCAAGCACAGTATGCACCGCCACCGTATGCCACGCAAGGACCTCCACCGCAACCGCCACAGGCGGCCGCCTACATGCAGGGCCCAGTGTCGGCCCCCAGTGCCTACATGCCCGCGCCCCAACCTGCCAATGTTCCACCCGTGCCGCAGCCACCGACCGGTATGCCCGGTGGAGCGCCACCACCTCCCATGAACTTTGTGCCCGCGCTTGGACCACCTCCAACGGCAGCGGCACCACCGGGCGTCAGTCCTGGACAGTATCCGGGACCGGCCGCGTATGCTACCGGCTTTCAGACGGGTTACGCACCGACCGTCGGTGTTGTACCGCAAGCCGTACCCGGTGGCCCACCACCACCTACCGGTGGCCCTGGTGGTCCACCACCGACCGCTCTGTACCAACCGTCCGGTGGCATTACGTACTACGCACcacaaacgcaaacgcaaGCACCAAGGCCACTGCCTACTGGCCGAAGGCCAACGGCCGCTATACCGATTCTAGCGCCTCCGGAGCGTAAGCCTACCGTCACGGCTACCACCACACCAAGCACggccacaaacaaaacgtccAACACGCGCACCGGTGCAACATCAGCCGGCGATACAAATGAATCTACCGCGACGGATGTTAACACCGGTGGTACGAGCAGTGCGGACACTGCAACGCCAAGTACCGGCGGAGGAACGGTCGACAGTGGCGAAAATATTGATCACATTCTGGACAACATGTTTGTGCAGCGCCCACAATATCAGCCACCGTCGAGAAAGAGTCCCTCACCGGCACTGACCCCATCTGCTACTACTCAGCAACCGCAACAACAGTCCCAAGCTGCCGGTAATGAGGCGGCGAACGGTGCGAACGATGGTGTTACCTCCGGGGTCGATGGACAAGAATCGATGGACAACATTGGTGAATCCGTCAAG AAAATGTCCATTCAAGATACGGACAAGCTGACCATTGCCGGTAGCATAGCGGTGGGGGAAAGCAAAGAAGTGACCGGTGGTGTCATCGAAACGACCTCCAGCTCACAGCCAATTGAATGA
- the LOC128718267 gene encoding AF4/FMR2 family member lilli-like codes for MTEFLPLCDVLFNVISLAGYFCDVVFDVVLGYALYERQKFAYFAAVIVIVTFSLVISQIVSIRWYLNKRKIRNATTSTTGPPSSQDAETGANPPGSTSGSLEKKKKKPNSLSAANGPGVGGRTEDTDGRPGTGSRTSEYSRYIVLALHVTQLGVLWRYAKLFVPVDLRHVKHEVRDLCMLRLVHAFCEAAPMLLLQLYVLVTLQSEAQLAATLKLKTLGHHHHLPVSTALVQQTNLVEQQQKTFRDLNMVSATLSLFSVCWALASFSKNVRLQNVHRLVLTWLGVIFQFLWRLGTVISRVISLTVYASVYSHWVFLVIILHWFSMFLWLISPKNVFHGERISRLKKTTLGGLIAFVYIFAYINLQEVRHRQKMLTFYVVMFAENCLLVCLWMVGVWPNRPEGWYLVPLSVLCSFAAGLFFMVVYYRYFHVRRLGYEAGGRVSEKCTGHCGTDGCRCLAGHENGLDGMGNAGGGGCKGVGGLHGGLSGGGMNGGGGQKYPHAIPGVFNCRFSNPVNAATKRKKKKPTTFVPPPNLAIASQNSTGNGVNDHQNVSNQFLHHQAHQQPQQHPVQQQLQQQHHQQKYLQQQPLLSHQQQQQQQQAQQQQLLQQQQQQQQQQQQQQYMGPMAIPFWRRPLPRSHTGGSSENEGSSVGSRVNIQQKLQEKKQKQLAELKIIEEEIKQGKLGGPGGTGTLSSGDDGKTTLPRQPIPRAKKHIDLDPIEWRTSSPDMAEIVANKSFNDLNLLLAANLDDVNSLNKFNSNYDPIYNSFGLNGINISALVNLKGAAAGGTGGGLVDTGGQPSSVPVGPVVGPGNRNMSPISSQISATESNSLTRQVMPRSKILPNNIPRNPFAENYRGNFVNLYADAAASTPAGLINGATSGNGGGSGVRAPSISPRTTEIAQSNRAILYDAHGRLYTDANHPRQVSGTYSSTENAGAENLPFPYNVVPPPRSKLDSRGTPTTPVQSGSASGSANNTNSSNKSGRTTTTATMAAIVASVGGAGGTAGGTVGVGSSGTSGVINNLNNTKRQNMQRAKTPEILLAPHYLENSRIYFDWVAREAANFRLQETERDQPMESSGDENLDNSGCDDGHNGHHRIPSDIDSQVSLPRSYTLPREFKYYRRNKGRKVKNEHFIASTNSSDGDVDSGDDNESERLSNLSSSSQRRVKNATPCTNLTNGHHGSVLQQQQQQQHLLQQPLPRQRMNNLNKSVAQTQPPIGAAMALMYAGGSGGSPSGTLLLANGQTIPPVNSVRQTLNATPQNLHPQLPHPAVPLTNGYNLSGGGDRSSPAMPALLSGSDGSNSVGLTGKPGAVHSFDLISGVEAVGAGLPPYHPGAAGNGGVARPTRFRMYGTKNGMVRHETKL; via the exons atGACGGAATTTCTGCCCCTCTGTGATGTGCTGTTTAATGTGATCTCGCTAGCCGGTTACTTTTGTGACGTCGTGTTTGATGTGGTGTTGGGCTACGCGCTGTACGAGCGTCAAAAGTTCGCCTACTTTGCCGCGGTCATTGTGATCGTGACGTTTTCGCTCGTAATTTCTCAG ATCGTGTCCATTCGGTGGTATTTGAATAAGCGAAAAATCCGCAATGCTACAACATCGACCACCGGTCCGCCTAGTTCACAGGACGCAGAAACGGGTGCTAACCCACCGGGCAGTACCAGCGGCAGTCtggagaaaaagaagaaaaaaccaaacagtCTCAGCGCGGCCAACGGACCGGGTGTCGGCGGCAGGACGGAAGACACCGATGGCAGACCCGGGACGGGTTCGCGCACGTCCGAGTACAGCCGCTATATTGTGCTTGCGTTGCACGTCACCCAGCTCGGTGTGCTGTGGCGATACGCGAAACTGTTCGTACCGGTTGATCTGCGCCACGTCAAGCATGAGGTACGCGATCTCTGCATGTTGCGGCTGGTGCACGCTTTTTGCGAGGCGGCTCCCATGCTGCTGCTTCAGCTGTACGTGCTCGTGACGCTGCAGAGCGAAGCGCAACTGGCGGCAACATTGAAGCTGAAAACACTcggccaccatcatcatctgccGGTCAGCACGGCGCTCGTCCAGCAGACCAATTTGgtcgaacagcagcagaaaactTTTCGCGATCTTAACATGGTCTCGGCGACGCTGTCATTGTTTAGCGTTTGCTGGGCGCTGGCCAGCTTCAGCAAGAACGTTCGTCTGCAGAATGTGCACCGGCTCGTGCTGACCTGGCTGGGGGTGATCTTTCAGTTTCTGTGGCGACTGGGGACGGTAATATCGCGTGTCATCTCACTCACAGTTTATGCATCCGTGTACAGCCATTGGGTGTTTTTGGTGATAA TACTGCATTGGTTTTCAATGTTTCTGTGGTTAATTTCACCGAAAAATGTGTTCCACGGTGAACGGATCTCGCGGCTAAAGAAGACAACGCTCGGAGGATTGATCGCGTTCGTGTACATCTTCGCCTACATCAATCTGCAAGAAGTGAGGCATCGGCAAAAAATG CTTACATTTTACGTGGTCATGTTTGCGGAGAACTGTCTGCTCGTATGCCTGTGGATGGTTGGTGTGTGGCCGAATCGGCCCGAGGGATGGTACCTAGTGCCGCTGTCGGTTTTGTGTAGCTTTGCCGCCGGACTCTTCTTTATGGTTGTTTACTATCGCTACTTTCACGTGAGGCGTCTCGGCTACGAAGCGGGTGGACGCGTTTCGGAGAAATGTACCGGTCACTGTGGAACCGATGGTTGTCGCTGTCTGGCCGGCCATGAGAATGGGCTCGATGGGATGGGCAATGCTGGTGGAGGTGGTTGCAAGGGAGTTGGAGGCCTTCACGGAGGACTGAGCGGTGGTGGCATGAATGGTGGCGGTGGGCAAAAGTATCCACATGCCATACCGGGTGTGTTTAACTGCCGCTTCTCGAACCCGGTAAATGCGGCCAcgaagaggaaaaagaaaaaaccaacaacatttGTGCCACCACCGAACCTGGCAATTGCTTCGCAAAACTCGACCGGTAACGGCGTAAACGATCATCAGAATGTATCGAACCAATTTCTACACCATCAGGCACATcaacaaccacagcagcatCCTGTGCAACAACagttgcaacagcagcaccaccaacaaaaGTATCTACAGCAACAACCATTGCTAtcccatcaacaacaacagcaacaacagcaggcacaacagcaacagctcctgcagcaacagcaacaacagcagcagcaacaacaacagcaacaatataTGGGCCCAATGGCGATACCGTTCTGGAGACGGCCGCTACCCCGTTCACATACCGGCGGCTCGAGTGAGAATGAGGGTAGTAGCGTTGGGTCACGTGTTAATATCCAGCAAAAGTTGCAGgagaagaaacagaaacagctAGCCGAGCTGAAGATCATCGAGGAGGAGATCAAGCAGGGTAAGCTGGGTGGTCCCGGCGGTACCGGTACGCTCAGTTCCGGCGACGATGGCAAAACAACGCTTCCGAGGCAACCGATACCACGCGCCAAGAAGCACATTGATCTCGATCCGATCGAGTGGCGTACGTCTAGCCCGGACATGGCGGAAATCGTGGCGAACAAGTCGTTCAACGATTTGAACCTACTGCTAGCGGCTAATCTGGACGATGTGAACAGTTTGAACAAGTTTAACAGCAACTACGATCCGATCTACAACAGTTTCGGACTGAACGGGATCAATATATCCGCGTTGGTTAACCTGAAAGGTGCTGCCGCTGGTGGCACGGGTGGTGGATTGGTTGATACCGGTGGACAACCATCATCGGTACCGGTGGGACCGGTGGTAGGTCCCGGGAATAGAAACATGTCACCCATCTCGTCACAAATCTCGGCCACCGAAAGTAACTCGCTAACTCGCCAGGTAATGCCCCGCTCGAAGATTCTGCCCAACAACATCCCGCGCAATCCATTCGCAGAGAACTATCGGGGTAATTTCGTGAATCTGTATGCAGACGCCGCAGCCAGCACACCGGCTGGGTTGATAAATGGTGCTACGAGTGGAAATGGTGGTGGGTCGGGTGTGCGGGCACCCTCGATAAGTCCGCGCACGACGGAGATTGCTCAATCGAACCGGGCCATCCTGTACGATGCGCACGGACGACTGTACACCGATGCGAATCACCCCCGGCAAGTGTCCGGCACGTACAGTAGCACCGAAAATGCTGGGGCAGAAAATCTCCCCTTCCCGTACAACGTCGTACCGCCACCGAGAAGCAAGCTGGACAGCCGGGGCACACCAACCACACCGGTTCAATCGGGATCCGCTAGCGGAAGTGCGAACAATACGAACAGTAGCAACAAATCGGGACGAACCACGACGACCGCAACGATGGCAGCCATAGTGGCGAGTGTGGGTGGCGCGGGAGGAACTGCAGGCGGTACCGTTGGGGTTGGTAGCAGCGGGACATCGGGTGTGATCAACAATCTTAACAACACCAAGCGTCAGAATATGCAACGTGCCAAAACGCCGGAAATACTGCTCGCTCCACACTATCTAGAGAACTCGCGGATTTACTTCGATTGGGTGGCGCGAGAGGCGGCCAACTTCAG ATTACAAGAAACGGAACGCGATCAACCGATGGAGAGCAGTGGTGATGAGAATTTGGATAACTCTGGATGTGACGATGGACATAATGGACATCACCGGATACCTTCGGACATTGATAGTCAG GTCTCATTACCCCGTTCGTACACATTGCCACGCGAGTTTAAGTACTATCGACGAAACAAGGGTCGTAAGGTGAAAAATGAGCACTTTATCgccagcaccaacagcagcgaTGGTGATGTGGACAGTGGAGATGATAATGAGTCGGAGCGACTGTCCAACCTGTCGTCAAGCTCGCAGCGACGAGTGAAGAACGCAACACCTTGCACAAACCTCACCAACGGACATCATGGATCAGtgttgcagcaacagcagcaacagcagcatctcCTTCAACAACCACTCCCTCGCCAGAGGATGAACAATCTAAATAAAAGTGTTGCTCAAACCCAGCCACCAATCGGTGCTGCGATGGCACTGATGTATGCAGGTGGTTCTGGTGGATCTCCAAGCGGTACGCTGCTGCTTGCGAATGGACAAACGATACCACCAGTGAACAGTGTCCGGCAAACATTAAATGCGACACCTCAAAATCTCCACCCACAGCTTCCCCATCCAGCTGTTCCGCTCACGAACGGTTACAACCTATCGGGCGGTGGTGATCGAAGCAGTCCGGCAATGCCGGCACTACTTTCAGGCAGTGACGGCAGTAATTCGGTAGGATTGACCGGCAAACCAGGAGCGGTACACAGTTTCGATCTGATTAGTGGTGTGGAAGCGGTAGGCGCTGGTTTGCCACCGTATCACCCTGGAGCGGCTGGAAATGGAGGAGTCGCACGACCGACCCGTTTCCGGATGTACGGCACCAAGAATGGTATGGTACGCCACGAAACCAAGCTCTAG
- the LOC128708536 gene encoding protein Cep89 homolog → MCSRLPKRHNVEPVFRIVSQLFAGQSDLSSSVSNTDQMGDFYRMPADTIHDQDAFLPAKKLHKRRVQRKSRSNGAALTHSGTIVNRSKSVDDLTAPGVATESDTDDNPTAKLHHTITSGQNTEKLIQLKDQQIAKLIKKLTAVFECNNQFAVEHEKLQKEYQQAVQNLRTLETIQAKSCDRCASFDAERNQLAKENGDLRNDVKMMKILVYRLNVQIERYQDTIRDGKNSIPKLDFVDSTYGGAKDNLNWGPVHSHTLGPLLNAYEEAIAEKTDLVQQYETELASFTGKLKKVLEENEALQKANEEVRAGQTGWTSEKARLQAQVEVLRSKAEVQGKRADLAKEKLVEVLKCYEQKVQAQNLDIERLQEAYSRSKGELTSLRNLHQNPEVVADSLKECQKLLEELRLQHNNERTRSAKETETIKADLQQKSTELEQLRQDYQQQQHIFERQKEINEILMGKNVTLKQTLERARQSKEILKQRLKTMISWGKGSEQRKDQLQECWRNIRALQEQLQQRDLQLQTLQQRFQHEQDQLQRRLRQREDTLRKILADKAQFTHRHS, encoded by the exons ATGTGCTCCCGATTGCCGAAGCGTCACAACGTAGAACCTGTGTTCCGTATAGTTTCCCAGCTCTTTGCTGGCCAATCCGACCTGTCGTCTTCCGTTAGCAATACCGATCAAATGGGTGACTTTTACCGAATGCCTGCCGACACCATTCACGATCAGGATGCCTTCCTTCCAGCAAAAAAGCTCCACAAGCGCCGTGTCCAACGGAAATCGCGATCAAATGGTGCGGCACTGACACATTCGGGGACGATCGTGAACCGTAGTAAAAGCGTGGACGATCTAACAGCGCCCGGTGTTGCTACCGAATCCGATACCGATGACAACCCAACGGCCAAATTGCACCATACGATCACATCAGGACAAAATACGGAAAAACTAATCCAATTGAAGGATCAACAGATTGCAAAGTTAATCAAAAAGCTAACCGCCGTGTTCGAATGCAACAATCAGTTTGCAGTGGAACATGAAAAACTACAAAAGGAGTACCAGCAAGCAGTTCAAAACCTGCGCACACTCGAAACAATCCAGGCAAAGAGCTGCGACCGTTGCGCATCGTTCGACGCTGAGCGGAACCAGCTggcgaaagaaaatggtgaTCTGCGAAACGATGTGAAAATGATGAAGATTTTGGTGTACCGGTTAAACGTACAGATCGAACGGTACCAGGACACGATACGGGACGGGAAAAACAGCATTCCGAAGCTCGATTTCGTCGACAGCACGTACGGTGGGGCGAAGGACAATCTTAACTGGGGACCggtacactcacacacgctcGGCCCATTGCTGAATGCGTACGAGGAAGCCATTGCCGAGAAGACGGACCTTGTACAGCAGTACGAAACCGAACTGGCCAGCTTTACCGGGAAGCTAAAAAAGGTGCTTGAAGAGAATGAAGCGTTGCAAAAGGCGAACGAAGAAGTTCGTGCCGGACAAACGGGTTGGACATCGGAAAAGGCACGCCTACAGGCGCAGGTTGAAGTGTTGCGAAGTAAAGCGGAAGTGCAAGGCAAACGTGCCGATTTAGCCAAAGAAAAGTTGGTGGAGGTGTTAAAATGCTACGAACAGAAAG TACAAGCGCAGAATCTAGACATTGAGCGACTTCAAGAGGCATACTCACGCTCAAAAGGTGAGCTAACATCACTGCGAAATCTTCACCAAAACCCAGAAGTTGTAGCGGATAGTTTAAAGGAATGCCAGAA GCTACTGGAAGAGCTACGATTGCAGCACAACAACGAACGCACGCGATCAGCaaaggaaacggaaacaatCAAAGCCGACTTACAGCAGAAGTCAACCGAACTAGAGCAACTGCGACAAGAttatcagcaacagcagcacatcTTCGAgcggcaaaaagaaatcaatga AATCCTCATGGGAAAGAATGTCACACTGAAACAAACGCTCGAACGCGCCAGACAATCGAAGGAAATACTGAAGCAGCGCCTTAAAACCATGATCAGCTGGGGCAAAGGATCGGAACAGCGCAAAGATCAGCTGCAGGAGTGCTGGCGTAACATTCGCGCGTTGCAGGAACAGCTGCAGCAGCGCGATCTACAGCTGCAAACGCTGCAGCAACGCTTCCAGCACGAGCAGGATCAGCTGCAGCGTCGACTGCGCCAGCGGGAAGACACACTTCGTAAGATATTGGCCGATAAGGCACAATTTACTCACCGTCATAGTTGA